In one window of Bizionia sp. M204 DNA:
- the tsf gene encoding translation elongation factor Ts, producing the protein MVKVTAAEVNKLRQATGAGMMDCKKALVEAEGDFDKAIDVLRKKGQKVAEKRADRDSSEGAAVAKINDANTVGVALVLGCETDFVGKNESFLALANELADVAINFNTKEDFLAADFKGMTVAEKLVEQTGVVGEKLEITGFEKLEAPYVGQYVHINKIAALVGLSKEVDNAETLVKDVSMQVASMGATSLSYKNFDPAFIASETEARIAVIEKDNIELGRLGKTLKNVPQYISMAQLTPEVLAQAEADAKAELKAEGKPEQIWDKILPGKMERFISDNTTLDQEQCLLDQRFIKDEKQTVAQYVESFGDVAITDFKRVSVG; encoded by the coding sequence ATGGTAAAAGTAACAGCCGCAGAAGTAAATAAATTAAGACAAGCCACAGGTGCAGGTATGATGGACTGCAAAAAAGCTTTAGTAGAAGCTGAAGGCGATTTTGATAAAGCAATTGACGTATTACGTAAAAAAGGTCAGAAAGTTGCAGAAAAAAGAGCCGACAGAGATTCTTCTGAAGGTGCTGCAGTAGCTAAAATTAACGATGCAAACACTGTTGGTGTTGCGCTTGTTTTAGGTTGCGAAACTGATTTCGTTGGAAAAAATGAAAGCTTTTTAGCGTTAGCTAATGAGTTAGCAGATGTTGCTATCAACTTTAATACTAAAGAAGACTTTTTAGCAGCCGATTTTAAAGGTATGACTGTTGCTGAAAAATTAGTTGAACAAACAGGTGTTGTTGGTGAAAAATTAGAAATCACTGGTTTCGAAAAATTAGAAGCACCTTATGTTGGACAGTATGTTCACATTAATAAAATTGCAGCTTTAGTTGGTTTATCAAAAGAAGTTGATAATGCTGAAACTTTAGTAAAAGATGTTTCTATGCAAGTTGCTTCTATGGGAGCAACCTCATTATCTTACAAAAATTTCGATCCTGCTTTTATAGCTTCAGAAACGGAAGCGCGTATTGCAGTTATTGAAAAAGATAATATTGAATTAGGTCGTTTAGGTAAAACACTTAAAAATGTACCTCAATATATTTCTATGGCACAATTAACACCAGAAGTTTTAGCACAAGCAGAAGCCGATGCAAAAGCAGAATTAAAAGCAGAAGGTAAGCCAGAACAAATTTGGGATAAAATTCTTCCAGGTAAAATGGAGCGTTTCATTTCAGATAACACCACGTTAGATCAAGAACAATGTTTATTAGATCAGCGTTTTATTAAAGATGAAAAACAAACAGTTGCACAATATGTAGAGTCTTTTGGCGATGTTGCCATTACAGATTTCAAACGTGTTTCTGTAGGATAA
- the pyrH gene encoding UMP kinase has protein sequence MKYKRILLKLSGEALMGNRQYGIDPARLSEYANDIKEITDKGIQVAIVIGGGNIFRGVAGASNGMDRVQGDHMGMLATVINGLALQSALENADVPTRLQTAIHIEQVAEPFIRRKAMRHLEKGRVVIFGGGTGNPYFTTDSAAVLRAIEIEADVILKGTRVDGIYTADPEKDSQAIKFDHITFDDVLRKGLKVMDTTAFTLSQENELPIIVFDMNKKGNLLKVVSGENIGTKVNL, from the coding sequence ATGAAATACAAAAGAATTCTTTTAAAATTATCAGGCGAAGCATTAATGGGTAATCGTCAATATGGTATTGATCCAGCACGTTTATCAGAATATGCTAATGACATAAAAGAAATTACAGATAAAGGTATCCAAGTTGCCATTGTTATTGGTGGCGGAAATATTTTTAGAGGTGTTGCAGGTGCTAGCAACGGTATGGATCGTGTTCAAGGTGACCACATGGGTATGTTAGCAACAGTTATAAATGGTTTAGCACTACAGAGTGCTCTGGAAAATGCTGATGTACCAACACGTTTGCAAACCGCTATTCATATTGAGCAAGTTGCTGAACCTTTTATCCGAAGAAAAGCCATGCGTCATTTAGAAAAAGGTCGTGTTGTTATTTTTGGAGGTGGAACTGGAAATCCGTATTTTACTACCGATTCAGCAGCCGTTTTAAGAGCTATTGAAATTGAAGCCGATGTTATTTTAAAAGGCACACGTGTAGATGGTATTTATACAGCAGACCCTGAAAAAGATTCGCAAGCCATTAAATTCGATCATATCACCTTTGATGATGTGTTACGAAAAGGATTAAAGGTTATGGATACAACTGCTTTTACCCTAAGTCAGGAAAACGAATTGCCAATTATTGTTTTTGATATGAATAAAAAAGGCAATTTATTAAAAGTGGTTTCTGGCGAAAATATTGGCACAAAAGTTAATTTATAA
- the frr gene encoding ribosome recycling factor, protein MEDIQFILDSAKESMDAAIKHLEKQLVNIRAGKASPAMLGSVMVDYYGSQTPLSQVANVNTPDGRTITVQPWEKNMLQEIERGIMHANLGFNPMNNGDTIIINVPPLTEERRINLAKQAKAETEDAKVSIRSARKDANTDIKNLEDTSEDLQKNAETDIQKMTDKYVMKIDSIFEVKEKEIMTV, encoded by the coding sequence ATGGAAGACATTCAATTTATATTAGACTCGGCAAAAGAGTCTATGGATGCGGCAATTAAGCATTTAGAAAAACAATTAGTAAATATTAGAGCTGGTAAAGCCAGTCCAGCCATGCTTGGTAGTGTTATGGTAGATTATTACGGATCTCAAACACCTTTAAGCCAAGTAGCCAACGTAAACACACCAGATGGTAGAACCATTACCGTTCAGCCATGGGAAAAAAATATGCTTCAAGAAATTGAACGTGGTATTATGCATGCTAACTTGGGTTTTAACCCAATGAATAATGGCGATACGATTATTATAAACGTGCCACCATTAACGGAAGAACGCAGAATTAATCTAGCCAAACAGGCAAAAGCTGAAACAGAAGATGCTAAAGTAAGTATTAGAAGTGCTAGAAAAGATGCCAATACAGATATTAAAAATCTTGAGGACACCTCTGAAGATCTTCAGAAAAATGCTGAAACGGATATTCAAAAGATGACCGATAAATACGTTATGAAAATAGACAGTATTTTTGAGGTCAAGGAGAAAGAAATAATGACTGTTTAA
- a CDS encoding YoaK family protein, with product MNDVAEFKVWQGTIYFLYIFSFLFGSFASSFLIEKFKGNKKLNVYVIPTIIECVILLSIGLVSNFITIETPNVIVCLLLFAMGLQNSFVTKISNAVVRTTHLTGLFTDLGIDLSLLLFKKHHQKRLKLKENIKLRLYIISSFFLGGLMGGYVYSRLNMELNTLFLAAFILFISLFYDDVKYKFIKIKNS from the coding sequence ATTAATGATGTAGCCGAATTTAAAGTTTGGCAAGGAACAATTTATTTTTTATATATTTTCTCATTTCTATTTGGCTCCTTTGCCTCTAGCTTTTTAATTGAGAAGTTTAAAGGAAATAAAAAACTTAATGTTTATGTGATACCGACAATTATTGAATGTGTCATTTTATTATCCATTGGGCTTGTTAGTAATTTTATTACAATAGAAACGCCCAACGTGATTGTATGCTTACTACTTTTTGCCATGGGACTTCAAAACTCTTTTGTAACGAAAATTTCAAATGCCGTAGTAAGAACCACACACCTTACTGGTTTATTTACAGATTTAGGTATTGACTTATCACTTTTACTCTTTAAGAAACACCATCAAAAAAGACTCAAACTCAAAGAAAATATTAAACTACGTTTATATATCATTTCATCTTTCTTTTTGGGCGGGTTAATGGGCGGCTATGTGTATTCGCGATTAAACATGGAATTAAACACACTCTTTCTTGCAGCTTTCATTTTATTTATCAGTTTATTTTATGACGATGTGAAATATAAATTTATAAAAATTAAAAATTCCTGA
- the rplM gene encoding 50S ribosomal protein L13 encodes MDTLSYKTISANKATVNKEWVLVDAEGQTLGRLASKVAKLLRGKHKPNFTPHVDCGDNVIVINSEKINLSGNKWTDKTYIRHTGYPGGQRSLTATELFGKDPARLVEKSVKGMLPKNKLGAELFRNLNVVVGAEHTHAAQKPKTINLNEFK; translated from the coding sequence GTGGACACATTAAGCTACAAAACGATTTCAGCCAACAAAGCTACTGTTAATAAAGAGTGGGTTTTAGTTGACGCTGAAGGTCAAACATTAGGCCGTTTAGCTTCTAAAGTTGCAAAACTTTTAAGAGGAAAACATAAGCCTAACTTCACACCACACGTTGATTGCGGTGATAACGTGATTGTTATCAATTCGGAAAAAATCAACTTGTCAGGTAACAAGTGGACAGATAAAACATATATCCGTCACACAGGTTATCCAGGTGGACAAAGAAGTTTAACTGCTACTGAATTGTTTGGAAAAGATCCAGCAAGATTAGTAGAGAAATCAGTAAAAGGAATGTTACCTAAAAACAAATTAGGTGCCGAATTATTCCGTAACCTTAACGTTGTTGTTGGTGCAGAGCATACGCATGCTGCGCAAAAACCAAAAACAATTAATTTAAACGAATTCAAGTAA
- the rpsB gene encoding 30S ribosomal protein S2, producing the protein MAVEVKELLEAGVHFGHLTRKWDPNMAPYVYMERNGIHIINLYKTAAKIEEAGDALSKIAASGRKILFVATKKQAKDIVAEKAADINMPYITERWPGGMLTNFVTIRKAVKKMATIDRMKKDGTFNSLSKKERLQVDRQRAKLEKNLGSITDMTRLPAALFVVDIKREHIAIKEAQKLNIPIFAMVDTNSDPRQVDYVIPANDDASKSIDKVLTHVTAAIANGLAERKAEKDAPKADKDAPKAKKAAKKEVVKDEEE; encoded by the coding sequence ATGGCAGTAGAAGTAAAAGAATTACTTGAAGCAGGTGTACACTTCGGTCACCTAACACGTAAGTGGGATCCAAACATGGCGCCTTACGTATATATGGAGCGTAATGGCATCCATATTATCAATCTTTATAAAACAGCAGCTAAAATAGAAGAAGCAGGCGACGCGTTAAGCAAAATCGCAGCATCTGGTCGTAAGATCTTATTTGTAGCTACTAAAAAACAAGCTAAAGATATTGTTGCTGAAAAAGCAGCAGATATCAACATGCCTTACATCACTGAAAGATGGCCAGGTGGAATGCTTACAAACTTTGTTACTATTAGAAAAGCCGTTAAAAAAATGGCAACTATTGATAGAATGAAGAAAGATGGTACTTTCAATTCATTATCTAAAAAAGAACGTTTACAAGTAGATCGTCAACGTGCTAAATTAGAAAAGAATTTAGGTTCTATTACAGATATGACACGTTTACCAGCAGCATTATTTGTTGTTGATATTAAGCGTGAGCACATTGCTATTAAAGAAGCTCAAAAATTAAACATTCCTATTTTTGCCATGGTTGATACCAACTCTGACCCACGTCAAGTTGATTATGTAATCCCTGCAAATGATGATGCTTCAAAATCTATAGACAAAGTGTTAACACACGTTACAGCAGCTATTGCAAATGGTTTAGCAGAACGCAAAGCAGAAAAAGACGCTCCTAAAGCTGACAAAGATGCACCAAAAGCAAAAAAAGCAGCTAAAAAAGAAGTTGTAAAAGACGAAGAAGAATAA
- a CDS encoding monooxygenase, which yields MAVIMYVDFPHKGIWGDQLANEMSELIESITKEPGFIWKFWTENKETEEAGGVYMFETRESAENYLDMHTKRLERFGYSGIRSRVFELNEKLSKMGKAPF from the coding sequence ATGGCCGTTATAATGTATGTGGATTTTCCCCACAAAGGCATTTGGGGAGATCAATTAGCAAATGAAATGTCGGAGCTCATTGAAAGTATCACGAAGGAACCTGGGTTTATTTGGAAATTCTGGACGGAAAATAAAGAAACCGAAGAAGCTGGAGGTGTCTATATGTTTGAAACTAGAGAAAGTGCTGAAAATTATTTAGACATGCACACTAAAAGATTGGAGCGTTTTGGGTATTCAGGAATAAGAAGTCGTGTTTTTGAATTAAATGAAAAACTATCCAAAATGGGTAAAGCGCCTTTTTAA
- the rpsI gene encoding 30S ribosomal protein S9, whose amino-acid sequence MEVIHKIGRRKTAVARVYLAEGTGKITINKKDMTVYFPTATLQYKVNQPLVMTNNDGNFDITVNVYGGGITGQAEAIRLGISRIMCELDPENRLTLKPEGLLTRDPRMVERKKFGQKKARKKFQFSKR is encoded by the coding sequence ATGGAAGTAATTCACAAAATTGGCCGTAGAAAGACGGCTGTTGCTCGTGTATATCTTGCTGAAGGAACTGGCAAGATTACAATTAATAAAAAAGACATGACGGTTTATTTTCCTACTGCAACATTACAGTACAAAGTAAACCAACCTTTAGTTATGACTAACAATGATGGCAACTTTGATATTACAGTAAATGTATATGGAGGTGGTATTACAGGTCAAGCTGAAGCAATCCGTTTAGGTATTTCTCGTATTATGTGCGAGTTAGATCCTGAAAACAGATTGACATTAAAGCCAGAAGGCTTGTTAACTAGAGATCCAAGAATGGTGGAGCGTAAGAAATTCGGACAGAAGAAAGCGCGTAAGAAATTCCAATTCTCGAAACGTTAA